From Butyricimonas paravirosa, one genomic window encodes:
- a CDS encoding SusC/RagA family TonB-linked outer membrane protein, whose product MKLTYIKPSVTRILFILLFALSNNVFAQNKEIKVTGTIYDATGITLPSVTVTVKGQKGVGVLSDNNGKFTITVSEGSTLIFSFVGMKSQEVVVNAKQVPYKITLKEDTKALEEVVVTGYQTLKKHEVVGSTFTVKGDDIRVAGVTSIDAALQGVVPGVSITIPSGMIGTSPQVRVRGTSTVIGNASPVWVIDGIIQEDPLPFAGAQLNDILSSGDLSSSMASISGSSISGLNPDDIESITFLKDASATAIYGVKAANGVIVITTKRGSNTNGRINVNFRTDISLTPRRTYGQTDRMNSADRIALSKEIVESGVPFSQFPQNVGYEGAYLQLINKEISMEEFNEKVTRMEKQNTDWFKLLARNAVSQNYSLSLSGGNDKLNFYGSVGFNKSLSSYKGNDQSNKTINFSVDAKLRDNLRTKFQFSASQSETNAYYTGVNPEDYALNTSRILGPDEWYSINETKAYFQLDDGSAIQRDIRYNFLNELEHTGNENKNTKFQITGNLIWNITPEIKYELTTAFTRNSSEANVWADDHSYAVSKIRGANYGELVTGESDSWLTLASVLPYGGILNYNSTNQQSYTVRNQLNYGKLLDREGDHALNVALGHEVRGNSYIGQSGVEYGYMPNRGKSVDYNYSQQANKYYVLSIYKDCNYRETANVPAYNDRHSTTLTDQIENYMSFYATLGYSYASKYTLSFSFRQDASNKFGQNTNNRFNPVLSAGVRWNVSEENFMRQFGWLSNLTLKASYGSQGKAPDISPYLITNFNIAPDILTGDQFLSIKNLPNKDLKWEKTKSFNGGIELSILNDRIYGSIDFYYKKTIDAITYVNIPIENGTPNMAINNGSIINKGYDVSLTVIPIQTKDMRWSINATSGFNRNEVKDNEDNATLEKITNGSVIIDGFALNSFWSFPYIGLSDQGVPKFAIIDQTPGTKTRVESGTLLDYMIYSGVKDPVFSGGLSTSFRYKQFTLSASFNFQLGHHKRLNPFMRSQATSGGIGQLRIPDPEKNASKELNKRWRQPGDEKYTNIPAILSSDENLANYLPDNSLSLSNNGEIYRYQMYNLSDLRVVKANHLRCNNICLTYALPRDILDQIRLSNLTFALTVTDPFVIKSKGLGKQDPETLSTDATTIIPVVDRQRKFSLSISLGF is encoded by the coding sequence ATGAAACTCACATATATAAAACCATCCGTAACCCGGATATTATTTATCCTGTTGTTCGCCTTGTCGAACAACGTGTTCGCACAGAATAAAGAAATAAAAGTAACGGGAACAATATATGACGCAACCGGAATCACGCTCCCCTCTGTTACCGTTACCGTGAAAGGACAAAAAGGCGTGGGGGTTCTTTCCGACAATAACGGAAAATTTACCATCACGGTATCGGAAGGTAGCACGCTTATCTTCTCGTTCGTGGGCATGAAATCACAGGAAGTAGTTGTAAATGCCAAACAGGTTCCTTACAAAATCACCTTGAAAGAAGATACCAAAGCTTTGGAAGAAGTAGTCGTTACCGGGTATCAAACGTTAAAAAAACATGAAGTTGTCGGCTCGACATTCACAGTGAAAGGCGATGATATACGTGTTGCCGGAGTGACCAGTATTGATGCCGCACTACAAGGAGTTGTCCCCGGAGTGAGCATCACGATTCCTTCGGGAATGATCGGAACATCCCCTCAAGTGAGAGTTCGCGGAACTTCCACTGTCATCGGAAATGCCTCCCCGGTATGGGTTATTGACGGTATCATTCAAGAAGATCCTCTCCCCTTTGCCGGAGCACAGTTAAATGACATTCTTAGTTCCGGCGACCTCAGTAGCTCTATGGCAAGTATTTCCGGGAGTAGTATTTCCGGCCTAAACCCGGATGACATTGAAAGCATCACGTTCTTGAAGGACGCGTCGGCCACGGCTATTTACGGGGTAAAGGCTGCCAACGGGGTGATCGTGATCACGACCAAAAGAGGCTCCAACACGAACGGAAGAATTAACGTTAACTTCAGAACGGATATTTCCCTAACGCCCAGAAGAACGTATGGACAGACAGACCGGATGAATTCTGCTGACCGTATTGCTTTATCTAAAGAAATTGTGGAATCCGGAGTCCCTTTTAGCCAATTCCCTCAAAATGTAGGCTACGAAGGAGCTTATCTTCAATTGATAAACAAAGAGATTTCCATGGAAGAATTCAACGAGAAAGTAACCCGTATGGAAAAACAAAACACAGACTGGTTTAAACTTCTCGCTCGTAATGCCGTCAGTCAGAATTATTCATTAAGTCTAAGCGGTGGAAATGATAAACTCAATTTCTATGGTTCCGTGGGTTTCAATAAATCATTGAGCAGCTATAAAGGTAATGACCAAAGTAATAAAACGATAAATTTCAGCGTGGATGCAAAACTACGGGATAATTTACGTACTAAATTCCAATTCTCTGCCAGTCAATCCGAGACGAACGCTTACTACACGGGAGTTAACCCGGAAGATTATGCACTGAATACCAGTAGAATTTTAGGACCGGACGAATGGTACTCCATTAATGAAACAAAAGCCTATTTTCAATTAGATGATGGCTCCGCGATCCAAAGAGATATTCGCTATAATTTCTTAAATGAACTCGAACATACCGGAAACGAGAATAAGAATACTAAATTCCAAATCACAGGTAATTTGATCTGGAATATTACACCAGAAATCAAATATGAATTAACAACCGCATTTACAAGAAATAGTTCAGAAGCTAATGTTTGGGCAGATGACCATTCTTATGCAGTTTCAAAAATCCGAGGAGCCAATTATGGAGAGCTTGTAACCGGAGAATCCGATTCATGGTTAACCTTGGCATCCGTGTTACCTTATGGCGGGATTTTAAACTACAATTCAACTAACCAACAAAGCTACACGGTTCGTAATCAACTTAACTATGGAAAACTTCTTGATAGAGAAGGTGACCATGCTCTTAATGTAGCATTAGGTCATGAGGTCAGGGGAAATAGCTACATCGGCCAAAGTGGAGTTGAATATGGATATATGCCCAATCGAGGCAAAAGCGTGGATTATAATTATAGTCAACAAGCAAACAAATATTACGTTCTAAGTATTTATAAAGACTGTAATTACAGGGAAACCGCTAACGTTCCGGCATATAATGATCGTCATTCGACTACACTTACAGACCAAATTGAAAATTATATGTCTTTTTACGCCACATTAGGCTATTCTTATGCAAGCAAGTACACGTTATCTTTTAGTTTTAGACAAGACGCATCCAATAAATTCGGACAAAACACCAATAATCGTTTTAACCCCGTGCTATCAGCCGGAGTCAGATGGAATGTAAGCGAAGAAAATTTCATGCGTCAGTTCGGTTGGTTATCCAACTTGACCTTGAAAGCATCCTACGGTTCTCAAGGGAAAGCTCCGGATATTAGTCCTTACTTAATTACAAATTTCAATATTGCACCGGACATATTAACCGGAGATCAATTTCTATCTATTAAAAATCTCCCGAATAAAGATTTAAAATGGGAAAAAACCAAAAGCTTTAACGGAGGGATTGAACTTTCCATACTAAACGACCGGATATACGGAAGTATTGATTTTTATTACAAAAAAACAATAGATGCAATCACATACGTAAACATTCCGATAGAAAACGGAACTCCCAACATGGCAATCAACAACGGCTCTATCATTAATAAGGGTTACGATGTTTCATTGACTGTTATCCCCATACAAACGAAAGATATGAGATGGAGTATCAATGCAACCTCCGGCTTTAACCGTAACGAGGTAAAAGATAACGAAGACAATGCAACCCTCGAAAAAATTACAAATGGAAGTGTCATTATTGATGGTTTTGCTTTGAATAGTTTCTGGTCATTCCCGTATATTGGCTTGTCTGATCAAGGTGTACCTAAATTCGCCATTATAGACCAAACTCCCGGAACTAAAACAAGGGTTGAATCGGGAACACTACTCGACTACATGATATACAGTGGTGTCAAAGATCCTGTATTTAGCGGAGGGTTATCCACGTCTTTCAGATACAAACAATTCACGTTATCAGCATCCTTCAATTTCCAATTAGGACATCACAAACGCCTGAACCCTTTCATGAGAAGTCAAGCAACAAGTGGAGGTATCGGACAATTACGTATTCCCGACCCAGAGAAAAATGCAAGTAAAGAACTCAATAAACGGTGGAGACAACCGGGTGATGAAAAATACACGAATATACCGGCAATATTATCTTCTGACGAGAATCTGGCAAATTATCTTCCGGACAATTCACTTAGTTTAAGTAATAACGGGGAAATCTACCGTTACCAGATGTATAATTTATCAGATCTACGAGTTGTCAAAGCTAATCACTTGAGGTGTAACAACATTTGTCTAACATATGCCTTACCCCGAGATATTCTGGATCAGATAAGACTTTCCAACTTGACATTTGCATTAACTGTTACAGACCCCTTTGTCATCAAGAGTAAAGGACTTGGCAAACAAGACCCTGAGACCTTGAGTACAGATGCAACAACAATCATTCCGGTCGTTGATCGCCAACGCAAATTCTCGTTAAGTATAAGTCTTGGTTTCTAA
- a CDS encoding SusC/RagA family TonB-linked outer membrane protein, which yields MGARKFILLTIFVVLLGTSREAWAQKISIHMNNATLEEVLKKIKKKTKYDMMYQMKDVKEIDSRQSVHFDETELQEVLAFCLQGLPLDFHIYNQTIIITKKNTVPLPAMRTIKGVIRDEDGIILPSATILVKGSSRGTISDKNGQFSIRIPEGENTILITSYVGKKTCYTPITQDNSYTITLLTDVSEVEDVIVNGYQVIAKNEMTGATSTVNAKDIRTPGATSLEAAFQGALNGLEIMIPSGNIGSTGRMKVRGTSTIIGNPEPLIVVDGIIRENIWPFDRNTLYDLLNENDLSNSARSSIMGNNLSGINVDDIASITLLKDVSATAIYGIRASNGVIVITTKQGHSTRPGVRFRSDITFSPVPTYHNAKVMNSAQRVELSKEMIEAGIPIPSFPEEIGYEAAYLKMINKEISYTKFNEEVTRLEKTNTDWFKALGRTAISQNYHVSFNSGKDGMAYYSSFGYRKENSAYVGNDRETFTGMLNFNYNSSPKFKIAVNLSGYHIITSGYYTGINPEQYALTTSRTITSDQFYTKGKATLLSYQKNGTYQSVRNRVHFNMLHELRHTGNDNKTSEVNLNAQFTWNLLPYLNISVTPAYSQGTNDSQLWADAQSWNVAQLRGCDYNATLSEEIQNLMEYISPLPTGGILDYTRNTRRSLTVKGQINFRKTWGEETFHSVTATLGVETRKNKYDGKQGIEWGYVRGKRNTLLHDYRSPSDKFQQVQEQFPGIGLVESSDISQTEHDMTLVDRVENTFSEYGTIGYTYDSRYTICINVRNDASNRFGEHTNNRFYPVWSTGVRWDMHQEKWYPAKPWLNASTLRVSYGKQGNVVANVSPKTLVSHVPSDPITNESYLQLEQLPNPNLKWEKTLSWNVGIDLSLFQNNMEISFDYYKKETSDIVVEKEIPIENGFRKMYINSGAIDSEGYELQVKLSPLSTRAWSWTVNFTAAYMKDILKRSYTDEPALERFTNGNAALDGFPVSGFWSIPFIGLSPKNGAPLFAVMDQVGGEMQKVSGSLLDYLVYSGDSEPRVSGGISTTVRYKRFTLNAMFNYQLGHYKRLNPFITSSNNGMLSIPGADMNASTELLTRWQQPGDETHTRIPALSTRDEDVSQYLPDNSLSLGNYGAVYRYSLYNRSTERVVSASHLRCNRISLNYQTRISRITEINLGITVTNPFIIKNRRLGDQDPEVMSMNADSYTPTMKRQQNYSISAEFIF from the coding sequence ATGGGTGCTAGAAAATTCATTCTCTTGACAATTTTTGTGGTCCTGTTAGGGACTTCAAGGGAAGCATGGGCTCAAAAAATCAGCATTCACATGAATAACGCCACGCTGGAAGAGGTGTTGAAAAAGATCAAGAAAAAGACCAAATATGACATGATGTACCAGATGAAAGATGTAAAAGAAATCGACAGCCGCCAATCCGTTCATTTTGACGAAACGGAATTGCAGGAAGTCCTGGCCTTCTGCCTGCAAGGACTCCCGTTAGATTTCCACATCTATAATCAAACCATCATTATCACGAAAAAAAACACGGTTCCCCTTCCCGCGATGCGCACCATAAAAGGAGTCATCCGAGACGAAGACGGAATCATACTCCCCTCGGCCACCATTCTAGTAAAAGGAAGTAGCCGAGGTACCATTTCAGACAAAAACGGACAATTCTCAATCCGGATTCCGGAAGGAGAAAACACGATACTCATCACGAGTTACGTGGGAAAAAAGACCTGCTACACCCCGATCACGCAAGATAATTCATACACAATTACCCTACTGACGGATGTTTCAGAGGTAGAAGATGTCATCGTGAACGGTTACCAAGTCATCGCCAAAAACGAAATGACCGGGGCGACTTCCACGGTTAACGCCAAAGACATTCGCACTCCGGGAGCAACCTCCTTGGAGGCCGCCTTCCAAGGAGCATTGAACGGATTGGAAATCATGATCCCGTCCGGAAACATCGGGTCCACGGGACGCATGAAAGTGAGGGGAACTTCAACGATTATCGGTAACCCGGAACCACTGATCGTAGTGGACGGAATCATCCGGGAAAACATCTGGCCTTTTGACCGGAATACACTTTACGACCTGTTAAATGAGAACGATCTCAGCAACTCGGCACGTTCCAGCATCATGGGCAACAACTTGTCGGGAATAAACGTGGATGACATTGCCAGCATCACACTGTTAAAGGATGTTTCTGCCACGGCCATCTACGGGATCCGGGCCTCCAACGGGGTGATTGTCATCACCACGAAACAAGGCCATTCCACTCGACCGGGCGTGAGATTCCGAAGTGACATCACGTTTAGCCCGGTACCCACATATCACAATGCCAAGGTAATGAACTCGGCACAACGGGTCGAATTGTCAAAAGAAATGATCGAGGCAGGCATCCCCATACCCAGTTTCCCGGAAGAAATCGGGTACGAGGCCGCCTACTTGAAAATGATCAATAAAGAGATTTCTTACACTAAATTTAACGAGGAAGTTACCCGACTGGAGAAAACAAACACCGACTGGTTTAAAGCACTAGGCAGAACCGCCATCAGCCAGAATTACCACGTCAGTTTCAACTCGGGGAAGGACGGGATGGCTTACTACTCATCTTTCGGGTACCGGAAGGAAAACAGCGCATACGTCGGGAATGACCGGGAAACCTTTACCGGGATGTTGAATTTTAATTACAACTCGTCTCCGAAATTTAAAATCGCAGTAAACCTCTCCGGGTATCACATCATAACTTCCGGCTATTACACGGGAATTAACCCGGAACAATATGCCCTGACAACCAGTCGCACGATTACCAGCGATCAGTTTTACACGAAAGGTAAGGCTACTTTACTATCATATCAAAAAAACGGAACATATCAATCCGTCAGAAATCGTGTTCACTTCAACATGCTACATGAATTACGACACACGGGAAACGATAATAAAACTTCAGAAGTTAATCTAAATGCACAATTCACATGGAATCTCCTGCCCTATCTGAATATATCGGTTACACCCGCATACTCGCAAGGGACGAACGACAGCCAGTTGTGGGCAGACGCACAATCTTGGAATGTCGCCCAACTCCGGGGATGCGACTATAACGCCACCCTTTCCGAAGAGATACAGAATCTCATGGAATACATCAGCCCACTCCCAACAGGCGGTATATTGGATTATACACGAAACACCCGCCGTTCTCTTACCGTGAAGGGGCAAATCAATTTTCGGAAAACATGGGGAGAAGAAACATTCCATTCGGTAACCGCCACGCTCGGTGTCGAAACCCGGAAAAATAAATACGACGGGAAACAAGGGATTGAATGGGGTTACGTGCGAGGGAAAAGGAACACATTATTACACGATTACCGTTCCCCGTCAGATAAGTTTCAACAAGTACAGGAGCAATTCCCCGGAATTGGACTTGTCGAATCATCCGATATATCCCAAACCGAGCATGATATGACGCTCGTTGACCGGGTGGAAAACACGTTCTCCGAGTATGGCACGATTGGTTACACGTACGACAGTCGTTACACGATCTGTATCAATGTCAGAAACGACGCATCCAACCGTTTCGGAGAACACACGAACAATCGTTTCTATCCCGTCTGGTCCACCGGTGTTCGCTGGGATATGCACCAAGAAAAGTGGTACCCGGCCAAACCGTGGTTGAACGCAAGTACGTTACGGGTTTCTTATGGAAAACAGGGAAACGTGGTAGCCAACGTGTCACCGAAAACACTTGTCAGTCACGTGCCAAGTGACCCGATCACAAACGAGAGTTACCTGCAATTGGAACAACTTCCCAATCCAAATTTGAAATGGGAAAAGACATTATCTTGGAATGTCGGGATTGATTTATCGCTATTTCAGAATAACATGGAGATTTCATTCGATTATTACAAGAAAGAGACCTCTGACATCGTGGTGGAAAAAGAGATCCCGATTGAGAACGGGTTCCGCAAAATGTACATTAACAGCGGTGCCATCGATAGCGAGGGATATGAATTACAGGTCAAGTTATCACCACTCTCCACACGTGCTTGGAGTTGGACAGTCAATTTCACGGCTGCCTATATGAAAGACATTTTAAAAAGGAGCTACACGGATGAGCCTGCCTTAGAGCGTTTCACGAACGGGAACGCCGCACTGGACGGGTTTCCGGTATCAGGTTTCTGGTCGATTCCCTTCATCGGGCTATCGCCTAAAAACGGGGCCCCGCTATTTGCCGTCATGGATCAAGTCGGGGGCGAAATGCAGAAGGTGTCCGGTTCTTTGCTCGATTACCTCGTGTACAGCGGGGATAGTGAACCCCGTGTTTCAGGTGGTATCAGTACAACCGTACGTTATAAACGTTTCACGCTGAACGCCATGTTCAATTATCAACTGGGACACTACAAGCGTCTTAACCCGTTTATCACAAGTTCCAATAATGGAATGTTGTCCATTCCGGGAGCCGACATGAACGCCTCCACGGAACTATTGACCCGCTGGCAACAGCCGGGAGACGAAACACACACTCGTATTCCCGCACTATCCACTCGGGATGAAGATGTATCCCAGTATTTACCGGACAATTCGTTGAGTCTTGGAAATTATGGCGCCGTGTATCGTTATTCACTATATAACCGGAGTACGGAGCGGGTGGTGTCCGCCAGTCATTTACGCTGCAACCGGATCTCGTTAAATTATCAAACGAGAATTTCTCGTATCACAGAAATAAACTTGGGTATAACGGTAACTAACCCGTTTATCATCAAGAATCGTCGTTTGGGAGATCAAGATCCCGAAGTGATGAGCATGAATGCAGATTCGTACACCCCGACGATGAAACGACAACAGAATTATTCAATCAGTGCAGAATTTATTTTTTAA
- a CDS encoding RagB/SusD family nutrient uptake outer membrane protein: MKNIIQKSIILLATISLCSCSDFLKESSQDEVIPSTIEDLDQLLAYEGYPRRDLSLMPYLDLLDDDVTQYITSSNANPIVTKYSPLYLWGGRSAESNEKMFEDFNNLPNPTSGITSIEVDSYATFYKMIAGCNVVIDMINEVDGEENMKKRVEGEALVLRSFYYFNLINLYAYPYNTPNAPQGQSAGIPLKLSSAINQNSVSRSTVAEVYNSIINDIEKGINLLTEVSSVGTKFRVGTRTAHLLASRYYLFMENWEKAAEHANAIFSIPGGNLYLFDITTVTYPANTDGLDFPHPFTLDNPEILFFYAEDSEHCMVQSIYSSDCFMASDELLNSYANDDQRLKSYLSPRNGREKSSKFATDLEFGACLRLSEAYLNRAEAYAHMAKEGQSEYLDKAISDLNTLREKRIKNYSSQTWTSSTFNHNADKLIEECKAERRRELCFEGNRWFDLRRYGMQSFSHDIDESPNTGDEYTVEIGTATPKWVLPIMQVHKESNPALN, encoded by the coding sequence ATGAAAAATATTATACAGAAAAGCATTATACTCTTAGCTACAATCAGTCTATGCTCTTGTAGTGACTTTCTTAAAGAGTCATCACAAGACGAAGTTATTCCCTCAACAATAGAAGATTTGGATCAATTATTGGCATACGAAGGATATCCCCGACGAGATCTCTCCTTAATGCCATATCTGGATTTACTAGATGATGACGTAACCCAATACATCACATCCAGTAACGCAAATCCTATTGTTACGAAATACAGCCCTTTATATTTATGGGGTGGACGTTCTGCCGAAAGCAATGAAAAGATGTTTGAAGATTTCAACAATCTCCCCAACCCAACTAGCGGCATTACATCCATTGAAGTAGATTCATACGCAACCTTTTACAAAATGATTGCCGGTTGTAATGTCGTTATTGACATGATTAATGAGGTTGATGGAGAGGAGAACATGAAAAAAAGGGTCGAGGGGGAAGCTCTTGTATTACGTTCATTTTATTATTTTAACCTCATAAATCTTTACGCTTACCCATATAATACTCCTAATGCACCTCAAGGACAATCTGCCGGAATTCCGTTAAAATTAAGTAGTGCTATTAACCAAAATTCAGTTTCACGTAGTACGGTTGCTGAAGTATACAATAGCATTATTAATGATATTGAAAAGGGTATTAACCTATTGACAGAAGTTAGTTCCGTTGGAACCAAATTTCGTGTCGGAACCCGAACAGCACATTTATTAGCAAGCCGTTACTACCTTTTCATGGAAAATTGGGAAAAAGCTGCTGAACATGCTAACGCGATATTTTCCATTCCGGGAGGAAATCTTTACCTTTTTGATATTACAACAGTAACTTATCCGGCAAATACAGATGGTCTAGATTTTCCTCATCCATTTACCCTGGATAATCCAGAAATCTTATTCTTTTATGCAGAAGATTCAGAACATTGTATGGTACAATCAATTTACAGCTCTGATTGTTTTATGGCATCAGACGAATTATTAAATAGCTACGCTAATGACGATCAACGCTTAAAAAGCTATCTTAGTCCTCGTAATGGGCGAGAAAAATCATCTAAATTCGCTACCGATCTCGAATTCGGAGCATGTTTACGTCTAAGTGAAGCTTATTTAAACAGAGCGGAAGCCTACGCACATATGGCTAAAGAAGGACAGAGCGAATATTTGGACAAGGCAATCTCCGACTTGAATACATTAAGAGAAAAACGTATCAAGAACTATTCGTCACAAACCTGGACAAGCAGTACGTTCAATCACAATGCTGACAAACTTATCGAAGAGTGTAAGGCAGAACGTCGACGGGAATTATGCTTTGAAGGAAATCGCTGGTTCGATTTACGACGTTACGGAATGCAATCCTTTTCTCACGATATTGACGAATCTCCAAATACCGGAGATGAATACACGGTAGAAATTGGAACAGCTACCCCCAAATGGGTATTACCTATCATGCAGGTACATAAAGAAAGTAATCCAGCTCTAAATTAA
- a CDS encoding RNA polymerase sigma factor produces the protein MKSSETDITFLNKLNARDHEAFKQLFREYFQDIAYYSSKILKDTDVAEDVAQDVFIRLWEKENYFENYLALKSYLYLSARNGCLNYIKHHNIVLEHAQNLVQEETDEQTWDTIVESEIISLLSDYIRHLPGECAKIMELVMQGYNSTEISTLTGASSSTVRSQKQRGISLLKKMVSPELYTLLVLFLQQNN, from the coding sequence ATGAAATCATCTGAAACAGACATAACATTCTTAAACAAACTGAACGCCCGTGATCACGAGGCATTCAAACAACTATTCCGGGAATATTTTCAGGATATTGCCTACTATTCCAGCAAAATTCTGAAAGACACGGATGTTGCCGAAGATGTCGCCCAAGACGTGTTCATCCGGTTATGGGAAAAAGAGAACTATTTCGAGAATTATCTTGCACTAAAATCCTACCTTTACCTCTCTGCCCGTAACGGTTGCCTGAACTACATCAAGCATCATAACATCGTACTCGAACACGCTCAAAATCTCGTCCAAGAAGAAACCGACGAGCAGACATGGGACACGATTGTCGAGAGTGAAATTATCAGTTTATTATCAGACTACATCCGCCACCTTCCGGGCGAGTGTGCCAAAATCATGGAACTCGTGATGCAAGGTTACAACAGCACCGAGATTTCCACCCTGACCGGAGCCTCTTCCAGTACGGTCAGATCACAAAAACAACGGGGTATATCGCTATTGAAAAAAATGGTTTCCCCGGAACTATATACGCTACTCGTACTTTTCCTACAACAAAATAATTAA
- a CDS encoding FecR family protein encodes MKKVEDKIKKARRIARQIEQALSDGNWEQVAPDSPRLREEVGIPARLHENIKRHDSFDTEKALNKFITATRPTRRLPVFYKYAAAVACLMILGVGYYFYQNAGTRDTPSRLLAQSAYLVLDDGKQVELNQQIQMDYNGLRIINTDEGKVSFQHEKEFLSSTPNKLVIPEGTEYSLQLSDGTNVHLNAGSTLVFPSVFEKNARVVELSGEGYFDVTHSDIPFIVKSKSMDVRVLGTTFNMTAYPEDPVVSTTLLTGKVAVTCHSQTDTTTHTTVLTPGLQARFQPREGVLQIDSVDVEEQTAWRRGEFTFEDVNLGSIMTIIGRSFALNVTFDDPELQDIKCFISIQRDKGYEDILKIIHMATGVKFKKDGNEIRVYK; translated from the coding sequence ATGAAAAAAGTCGAAGATAAAATAAAAAAAGCCCGAAGGATCGCCCGACAAATAGAACAGGCGCTATCGGATGGGAACTGGGAACAAGTGGCTCCCGATTCTCCCCGGCTCCGAGAGGAAGTGGGGATACCCGCACGACTACATGAAAATATAAAACGACACGATAGTTTCGACACGGAAAAAGCATTGAACAAATTCATCACCGCCACCCGTCCCACACGACGGTTACCGGTGTTCTACAAATACGCGGCAGCTGTGGCTTGCCTCATGATACTGGGTGTAGGTTACTATTTTTACCAAAATGCCGGAACAAGAGACACTCCATCCCGATTGCTGGCACAAAGCGCCTATCTCGTACTCGATGACGGCAAACAGGTTGAATTAAATCAGCAAATACAAATGGACTATAACGGTCTGAGAATCATCAACACAGATGAAGGAAAAGTTTCATTTCAACATGAGAAAGAATTCCTTTCCTCAACTCCCAACAAACTGGTCATTCCGGAAGGCACAGAGTACTCGCTCCAGCTAAGTGACGGAACAAATGTCCATCTGAACGCAGGTAGCACGCTGGTCTTCCCGTCCGTATTCGAGAAAAACGCCCGAGTCGTTGAACTCTCCGGGGAAGGTTATTTTGATGTGACACATTCCGACATCCCCTTTATTGTAAAAAGTAAATCAATGGATGTCAGAGTACTTGGAACCACATTTAACATGACAGCTTATCCCGAAGATCCCGTGGTGTCTACCACCTTGTTGACCGGGAAAGTTGCCGTCACCTGTCATTCACAAACAGACACAACCACACACACAACCGTGCTGACACCCGGACTACAAGCCCGTTTCCAACCACGGGAAGGTGTGTTACAAATAGATTCCGTTGACGTGGAAGAGCAAACAGCTTGGCGAAGAGGTGAATTTACATTCGAGGATGTCAATCTAGGCAGCATCATGACCATTATCGGGAGAAGTTTCGCCCTAAACGTTACCTTCGATGACCCGGAATTACAAGATATAAAATGCTTTATCTCTATTCAACGCGACAAAGGATATGAAGACATTTTGAAAATTATTCACATGGCCACGGGTGTTAAGTTCAAAAAGGACGGAAACGAAATCCGGGTATATAAATAA